The following proteins are co-located in the Echinicola sp. 20G genome:
- a CDS encoding SulP family inorganic anion transporter, with protein MTKKNNLFATLKSDVPSGLVVFLVALPLCLGIAMASGAPLFSGIITGIVGGIIVGSLSQSHISVSGPAAGLTAIVLVALQDLGAFEIFLVAVVLSGVIQLALGFMRAGSISNYIPSNVITGMLAGIGVIIFLKQIPVALGSDAEVGSGFAIFSGIAASFTDVQVGVILVTAISLFILIGWDKVPALKRLKLVPSALVAVIVGVLVNQVLIITGSPLAIGEKYLVSLPVPESMEDFKNLITLPQFSSISNPEVWIVAITIAVVASIETLLCVEAADRMDPMKRVTNTNVELKAQGVGNIVSGLLGGLPMTSVVVRTTANVNSGAKSKMSAIIHGIFLLISVLSIPVILNKIPLATLAAILLMIGYKLAKPATFKYYWDQGKYQFVPFIATLSAVVFLDLLKGVALGIVISVFFVLRGNAKRSYYFNKEGYQDGDVIHVDLAQEVSFLNKAAIKQTLNHIPKGANVVIDASDTVYVAHDVLELIKEFKEIQAQEKEINVKLVGFKKAYNIENDLDEYNHVSTEHKKILTYRKNGKTSHKEVITELINDNNHIN; from the coding sequence ATGACAAAGAAGAATAATCTCTTTGCGACTTTAAAATCCGATGTGCCTTCAGGATTGGTGGTGTTTCTGGTAGCACTTCCACTGTGTCTAGGCATTGCCATGGCTTCTGGAGCCCCGTTGTTTTCAGGAATTATCACAGGGATAGTCGGAGGAATAATAGTAGGATCTCTTAGTCAATCCCACATCAGTGTTTCTGGTCCTGCAGCAGGGTTGACAGCTATTGTATTGGTGGCACTCCAAGATTTGGGTGCATTTGAAATATTTTTGGTGGCAGTTGTTTTGTCAGGTGTCATTCAGCTAGCTCTTGGCTTTATGAGAGCAGGGAGTATTTCTAATTATATCCCGAGCAATGTAATCACGGGGATGTTGGCTGGTATTGGTGTGATTATCTTTTTGAAGCAGATTCCTGTGGCTTTGGGCTCTGATGCTGAAGTGGGTTCAGGATTTGCTATATTTTCTGGAATTGCGGCTTCATTTACTGACGTGCAGGTAGGAGTTATTCTAGTAACGGCCATTTCATTATTCATCTTGATCGGCTGGGACAAGGTTCCTGCTTTGAAAAGATTAAAATTGGTGCCTTCAGCTTTGGTTGCGGTAATCGTAGGGGTATTGGTTAACCAAGTTTTAATAATCACTGGAAGTCCCTTAGCCATTGGAGAAAAGTATTTGGTGAGCTTGCCCGTTCCGGAGTCTATGGAAGATTTTAAGAATTTAATCACATTGCCTCAATTTTCTTCAATAAGCAATCCAGAGGTTTGGATAGTGGCCATCACCATAGCAGTAGTTGCTTCTATTGAGACCCTCTTATGCGTAGAGGCAGCAGACCGGATGGATCCAATGAAGAGAGTTACCAATACCAATGTAGAGTTAAAAGCACAAGGTGTCGGAAATATTGTAAGTGGTCTGTTGGGTGGTCTTCCAATGACTTCAGTAGTAGTTAGGACCACTGCTAATGTCAATTCTGGAGCAAAATCAAAGATGTCTGCCATTATTCACGGGATTTTCTTACTGATCAGTGTGCTAAGTATTCCTGTTATTTTGAATAAAATACCTTTGGCAACTTTGGCTGCCATTCTATTGATGATTGGTTATAAGTTGGCCAAGCCGGCTACATTCAAATATTACTGGGATCAGGGCAAATATCAGTTTGTGCCTTTTATAGCAACTTTAAGTGCGGTTGTCTTCTTGGACTTATTGAAAGGAGTAGCTTTGGGAATCGTAATCAGTGTATTCTTTGTGTTGAGAGGAAATGCCAAACGCAGTTACTATTTCAATAAAGAAGGTTACCAGGATGGTGATGTCATCCATGTAGATTTGGCTCAGGAAGTATCTTTCTTGAACAAAGCAGCGATTAAACAAACCCTAAACCATATTCCAAAAGGAGCTAATGTAGTGATTGACGCTTCTGATACCGTGTATGTCGCCCATGATGTACTGGAGCTTATCAAAGAATTTAAGGAAATCCAGGCCCAGGAAAAAGAAATTAATGTAAAGTTGGTAGGCTTTAAAAAAGCTTATAATATTGAGAACGATTTGGATGAATACAATCATGTTTCAACCGAACACAAGAAAATATTAACTTACAGAAAGAACGGAAAAACTTCTCACAAAGAAGTGATTACCGAATTAATCAACGATAACAATCACATTAACTAA
- a CDS encoding aldo/keto reductase — MKYNLLGNSDIKISEVSFGCMSLKGSKQHDIALVKKAIDQGINYFDTADLYDAGENERLVGEALKENRSDIILATKVGNQIRENGSGWDWNPSKSYILKAVDKSLARLQTDYIDFYQLHGGTIEDPIDETIEAFEALKEMGKIRAYGISSIRPNVIRRYVEKSNISGVMMQYSMLDRRPEESCLDLLDQKNISVLVRGAYAKGILLDKPAKEYLNWTEEDVAKIKSMLMQKGESLDAIRKLVLNFPLQHSAVASVVSGIRTESQLHETLAALEIGEALQSKLIELQNSLPRNIYNVHR, encoded by the coding sequence AAGTGTCATTTGGCTGCATGTCTCTCAAAGGAAGTAAGCAACATGATATTGCGCTTGTCAAAAAGGCAATTGATCAAGGAATCAACTATTTTGATACAGCAGATTTATACGATGCAGGAGAAAATGAAAGGCTTGTCGGAGAAGCACTAAAGGAGAATAGAAGCGACATAATTCTTGCCACTAAGGTAGGAAATCAAATTCGAGAAAATGGGAGTGGCTGGGATTGGAACCCGAGCAAGTCATATATTTTAAAAGCGGTGGATAAAAGCTTAGCCAGACTCCAAACAGATTATATTGATTTTTATCAGTTGCATGGCGGAACGATTGAAGATCCAATTGATGAGACCATTGAAGCATTTGAGGCTTTGAAAGAAATGGGGAAGATAAGGGCTTACGGGATTTCATCCATTCGTCCCAATGTCATTAGGAGGTATGTAGAAAAGTCCAATATTTCAGGAGTGATGATGCAATACAGTATGTTGGACCGAAGGCCGGAAGAAAGTTGCTTGGACTTGCTGGATCAGAAAAATATCAGTGTACTGGTCCGCGGAGCCTATGCCAAGGGAATTCTGTTAGACAAGCCCGCTAAAGAATATTTGAATTGGACTGAAGAAGATGTAGCCAAGATCAAATCGATGCTAATGCAAAAGGGAGAGAGTCTTGACGCTATCAGAAAGTTAGTGTTGAATTTTCCCTTACAACACAGCGCGGTGGCCTCCGTAGTTAGCGGAATCCGTACTGAAAGTCAACTTCATGAAACACTAGCTGCTTTGGAGATAGGTGAAGCGCTTCAATCTAAGCTTATCGAACTTCAAAATTCATTGCCAAGAAATATATATAATGTGCATCGATAA
- a CDS encoding carbonic anhydrase family protein, translating to MKAHTAETQATVTPAKALQFLKEGNQRFVNNLKVNRNLLEQVNDTKDGQWPFAIVLSCIDSRTSAELIFDQGLGDIFSTRIAGNVANEDILGSMEYACKVAGSKLIVVLGHSKCGAVNGACAGVKMGNLTGLLEKVNPSIEEVKGQMPDAELTDPSFVEKVAHFNVIHTMDQILERSAVLKELFESGDIGIVGCYYDVETGEVEFTKTLLND from the coding sequence ATGAAAGCACATACCGCGGAAACCCAAGCGACAGTAACTCCTGCCAAAGCATTGCAGTTTCTTAAAGAAGGGAATCAACGTTTTGTAAATAACTTGAAGGTAAACCGAAACTTGCTGGAGCAGGTAAATGATACCAAAGATGGACAATGGCCATTTGCGATTGTATTAAGCTGCATCGATAGCCGGACTTCTGCTGAATTGATTTTTGACCAAGGGTTGGGAGATATTTTCAGTACACGTATTGCTGGAAATGTTGCCAATGAAGATATTTTGGGAAGCATGGAATATGCCTGCAAAGTGGCAGGTTCCAAGTTGATTGTTGTCCTTGGACACAGCAAATGTGGCGCAGTAAACGGTGCGTGTGCTGGGGTAAAGATGGGAAACCTTACAGGTCTATTAGAAAAAGTAAATCCATCCATCGAAGAAGTCAAAGGACAGATGCCAGATGCAGAGTTGACTGACCCTTCATTTGTGGAAAAGGTTGCCCATTTTAATGTCATCCATACCATGGACCAAATTCTTGAGCGAAGTGCTGTTCTAAAGGAACTATTTGAAAGTGGAGATATTGGTATTGTGGGTTGTTACTATGATGTGGAAACGGGAGAAGTGGAATTCACAAAAACGCTATTGAATGATTAA